A segment of the Acidobacteriota bacterium genome:
GCCTGGTTTTTAATTTTTTTGAAAAAAATTTTAAGATAAAAAAAGCAATATCCATTTTTTATCAACCAGTATCAGAGTATCAGGATGAAGGAATAAAAGAATTTATTTCTCAAACGGTGGGAGTCTTAAACCTTACTCAAATTCCTAAATCGATCTTTAAAGAACAGGTCGCCTTCAACATTATATCTCAGGTAGGGAAAGTTTCAGAGGATGGTATCACAGATCTCGAAAAAAAGATAATAAAAGAGACTGAAAGAATTTTGAGAAGAAGCGAGTTCTTTTCTCTTTCAATCATTCAAGTTCCAGTTTTTCATTCTTATTCTTCAATGATTTATGTTGAATTTCCAGAAGAGATCCCATTTGAAGAAATTGAAAACCGGATGAAAAAAGTTCCCTTTTTTAAAATATTTCCATTAAAATCCGATCCTCCCACTCCTGTATCAGCATCAGGAGAAGATCGTATCTTTATCAAACTGAAGAAGGACCCTAATTTTCCTAATTGTTATTGGATATGGCTTGTTGCTGATAATTTAAGAAGAGGATGCACCTTAAATGCAATTCAAATTGCAAAAAATTTGTTGAATAGATTTCTTGTATGAATGATTATATAAAATTATTTTCCCTTATAAGCAAAAACTGGAAAAAGATCGGTATCGCAATTTTTTCAATGGCGATGGTTGCTTTTTTTACAGCTACATTTACCCTCCTCATTCAACCAATCATGGATCATCTCTTTTTAAAAGGTTCAAAGGAAGCCCCTGTTGCATTTATTCCAAGAGATTTATTTTTGA
Coding sequences within it:
- a CDS encoding Asd/ArgC dimerization domain-containing protein, which codes for MPNRNYNLAILGANSFRGKEIKNLIEKAAFPLRNIEFFDFSVKEEWSLLTEFKNEAKIVRYPDENYLEDIDLIFLVSDTEFNKEWGKKAKKKKIFAIDLEFTFNEEENIPLIVDGVNEELLKFDDYIVANPHPIAIILSLVFNFFEKNFKIKKAISIFYQPVSEYQDEGIKEFISQTVGVLNLTQIPKSIFKEQVAFNIISQVGKVSEDGITDLEKKIIKETERILRRSEFFSLSIIQVPVFHSYSSMIYVEFPEEIPFEEIENRMKKVPFFKIFPLKSDPPTPVSASGEDRIFIKLKKDPNFPNCYWIWLVADNLRRGCTLNAIQIAKNLLNRFLV